The DNA segment CTCTTTGACAATCCACGGTTTATCACACGATTAAGAATAGTAACATCAATGTTACCACCACTAACAATACAAATTATTTTTTTCCCTTTAACAGGTATTTTATTATACATCACAGCAGCAACACTAGCAGCACCGGCACCTTCGGCTACCATTTTTTCACTCTCAATGAGTCTAAGGATAGCAGCACAGATTTCGTCTTCGCTTACTGTTACTATATCATCTACATATTTAGAACAAGTATCAAATGTAATTGATCCAGGTTCCTTTACAGCTATTCCATCAGCAATTGTAGAGACAGATGGCAATTTTTCTTGCTTATGATCGTGAAGACTTTGTACCATACTTGCAGCACCTTCAGCTTGCACACCATATACCTTAATATTAGGATTAATTGATTTTACTGCAAATGCGATACCTGAAATCAGTCCACCGCCTCCAACTGGTACAACAATAGCTTCAACTTCTGGTAATTGATCAAGTATTTCAAGACCAATAGTTCCCTGTCCGGCTATTACATTCTCGTCGTCGAAAGGATGAATAAATGTATATCCTAATTCTTCACGTAGTTGTAATGCTTTCTGATACGCATCATCGTATACACCAGGTGTCAAACAAACTTCAGCTCCTAATCGTTTAGTAGCCTCTACTTTGCTTATAGGAGCACCTTCGGGGAGGCAAATCAGTGATTTTATACCCATTGATGTAGCACCTAAAGCCACACCTTGAGCATGGTTGCCTGCAGAACAAGCAATGACGCCTTTCGATTTTTCCTCTTCAGAAAGTTGTGAAATCTTGTAATAAGCACCACGAATTTTGAATGATCCTGTCTTTTGCAGACATTCCGGTTTAAGATAAACATCGCAATCCGGATTTATCTTAAGTGAATGTACAAGTTCAGTTTTGCGTAGTATCTTGCTCAAAACTAATCGTGCTTTGTAAAAATTGTCTAATTGTAGCATAGTTTTTGAATTAATGGTGCAAACTTACTCATTTTCTAGTCAAAAACATATCTTTTTAGGGATTTTCTTATCAATAAGCACTAAATTTGTTGGTGATTTTAAATCTACTTAGTTACATTTATTATTCATTAATATGCAATTTAATTACACGCTATTATAGCTTTATTCCTATAAATCTAAAGCACTTCTTTATAATCATCGCTATAATGAAACATACTGGTATACCTAAAATACATACTACGGAAAGGCCTGTAATTGGGGCAATAGCGAATAATCCTACTAAGAATGTGAATCCTACAACAACATATGGATGAATAAAATAGAACGCAAAGCTATTAGCAGACATCTTTTGAATTATACGATTTGGCTTGTTGCAAAACTTCTTATTAAAAACTAATAAAAAATAAGATATCCCAACACACATTATAGGTTCCCAAAAGGCATAGAATACAGCCTGCATATTCCAACCACCCGAAAAGTTATCCATTTTATCTCTGCAACTGCCCATCATTATGAGCATTGTTGGTATTCCAATTAATATAGCTAAAAGAAACCATGGTTTTGAGTCTTTGATATTTATCTTATCCATCCATTGGTTGTGTTGGGCAACTATACCTAGTGCATACATTCCTATATATAGTGGAAAGTAACCTAGTTGCAATCCCAAAACAGAATCTCCTGTAGGAATGATAAGCCTCACAAGAAATGCTACAGTTCCGCTTATCAACATAAAAGATATTATACCAATTGTAGATGGATTATTCCATTTGGGGATATTTATATTGGGTAACTTTTGGCAAACTACGTATAGTAATTCAAATAATAGTAA comes from the Xylanibacter oryzae DSM 17970 genome and includes:
- the ilvA gene encoding threonine ammonia-lyase; the protein is MLQLDNFYKARLVLSKILRKTELVHSLKINPDCDVYLKPECLQKTGSFKIRGAYYKISQLSEEEKSKGVIACSAGNHAQGVALGATSMGIKSLICLPEGAPISKVEATKRLGAEVCLTPGVYDDAYQKALQLREELGYTFIHPFDDENVIAGQGTIGLEILDQLPEVEAIVVPVGGGGLISGIAFAVKSINPNIKVYGVQAEGAASMVQSLHDHKQEKLPSVSTIADGIAVKEPGSITFDTCSKYVDDIVTVSEDEICAAILRLIESEKMVAEGAGAASVAAVMYNKIPVKGKKIICIVSGGNIDVTILNRVINRGLSKSGRLCSIGLELDDQPGKLVDVCSVIAKLGGNIISVHHERIATCKKVNACILRVTAETKNIEHIEEIKKTLRDKGFNLI
- a CDS encoding acyltransferase family protein; protein product: MNKTRYYYLDALRVFLTCIVFYHHSAIAFGASGEWYNKAAVTTTGLTQALLSASMGINQSYFMSLFFFISALLMPLSFHRKGTKAFIIDRFNRLGIPLAIYFFILNPLLNYWIYGCWGGFGLGPMWFVFTLLLFELLYVVCQKLPNINIPKWNNPSTIGIISFMLISGTVAFLVRLIIPTGDSVLGLQLGYFPLYIGMYALGIVAQHNQWMDKINIKDSKPWFLLAILIGIPTMLIMMGSCRDKMDNFSGGWNMQAVFYAFWEPIMCVGISYFLLVFNKKFCNKPNRIIQKMSANSFAFYFIHPYVVVGFTFLVGLFAIAPITGLSVVCILGIPVCFIIAMIIKKCFRFIGIKL